The following are encoded together in the Actinoplanes sp. N902-109 genome:
- the rpsS gene encoding 30S ribosomal protein S19 yields the protein MPRSLKKGPFVDDHLIKKVEVQNEKNSKNVIKTWSRRSTIIPDMLGHTIAVHDGRKHVPVFITEAMVGHKLGEFALTRTFKGHEKDDRKSRRR from the coding sequence ATGCCTCGCAGCCTGAAGAAGGGCCCGTTCGTCGACGACCACCTCATCAAGAAGGTGGAAGTCCAGAACGAGAAGAACTCGAAGAACGTCATCAAGACCTGGTCGCGGCGCTCGACGATCATCCCCGACATGCTCGGGCACACGATCGCCGTGCACGACGGGCGCAAGCACGTCCCGGTGTTCATCACCGAGGCCATGGTCGGGCACAAGCTCGGCGAGTTCGCTCTGACCCGTACGTTCAAGGGTCACGAGAAGGACGACCGCAAGAGCCGTCGTCGCTAA
- the rplV gene encoding 50S ribosomal protein L22, protein MPVKGDAPALPGARAVARHVRISPNKARRVINLVRGLPAKEALTVLQFAPQAASEQVYKVLASAIANAENNERLDPDALLVAEAFVDEGPTLKRFRPRAQGRAYRIRKRTCHITIAVEAVQVATPARKAAAKKAAPAAKAAPAAEAAPAESQSTEGAE, encoded by the coding sequence ATGCCAGTCAAGGGCGACGCTCCGGCGCTTCCGGGCGCGCGGGCGGTTGCGCGCCACGTGCGCATCTCGCCGAACAAGGCGCGCCGTGTGATCAACCTCGTCCGCGGTCTGCCCGCGAAGGAGGCTCTCACGGTCCTGCAGTTCGCGCCGCAGGCTGCGAGTGAGCAGGTCTACAAGGTGCTCGCCAGCGCGATCGCGAACGCGGAGAACAACGAGCGGCTCGACCCGGACGCGCTCCTGGTCGCCGAGGCGTTCGTCGACGAGGGCCCGACGCTGAAGCGGTTCCGGCCGCGGGCGCAGGGCCGGGCGTACCGGATCCGCAAGCGCACCTGTCACATCACCATCGCGGTGGAGGCCGTCCAGGTCGCCACGCCGGCCCGCAAGGCCGCCGCGAAGAAGGCCGCACCGGCCGCGAAGGCGGCACCCGCCGCCGAGGCCGCGCCGGCCGAGTCCCAGAGCACGGAAGGTGCCGAGTAA
- the rpsC gene encoding 30S ribosomal protein S3, giving the protein MGQKVHPTGFRLGISTDWKSRWFADKLYKDYIGEDVKIRRMMSKGLERAGISKVDIERTRDRVRVDIHTARPGIVIGRKGAEADRIRGELEKLTGKQVQLNILEVKSPESDAQLVAQGVAEQLSSRVSFRRAMRKAMQSAMKNPVCKGIRVQVSGRLGGAEMSRTEFYREGRVPLHTLRADIEYGFFEARTTFGRIGVKVWIYKGDAVPGREVAPEAPARPRRDRGDRPERPRRGRSGSSGTTAGGTEAGRAAAQARSGDTPAGENVNDAAVAAAPAPAETQQEG; this is encoded by the coding sequence ATGGGTCAGAAAGTCCACCCCACCGGGTTCCGGCTCGGCATCTCCACCGACTGGAAGAGCCGCTGGTTCGCGGACAAGCTCTACAAGGACTACATCGGCGAGGACGTCAAGATCCGCCGGATGATGTCCAAGGGCCTCGAGCGCGCCGGCATCTCCAAGGTGGACATCGAGCGCACCCGGGACCGGGTCCGCGTCGACATCCACACCGCCCGGCCGGGCATCGTCATCGGCCGTAAGGGCGCGGAGGCCGACCGCATCCGCGGCGAGCTCGAGAAGCTCACCGGCAAGCAGGTCCAGCTCAACATCCTCGAGGTGAAGAGCCCGGAGTCGGACGCTCAGCTGGTGGCGCAGGGCGTCGCCGAGCAGCTGTCCAGCCGGGTCAGCTTCCGCCGGGCGATGCGCAAGGCCATGCAGTCGGCGATGAAGAACCCGGTCTGCAAGGGCATCCGGGTGCAGGTCTCCGGCCGCCTCGGTGGCGCGGAGATGAGCCGCACGGAGTTCTACCGTGAGGGTCGCGTCCCGCTGCACACGCTGCGCGCCGACATCGAGTACGGCTTCTTCGAGGCGCGTACCACGTTCGGCCGCATCGGCGTGAAGGTCTGGATCTACAAGGGCGACGCCGTTCCGGGCCGCGAGGTCGCGCCCGAGGCGCCCGCGCGTCCGCGCCGCGACCGTGGTGACCGGCCCGAGCGTCCGCGCCGCGGCCGTTCCGGCTCGTCCGGCACCACCGCCGGTGGCACCGAGGCCGGCCGGGCTGCCGCCCAGGCTCGCAGCGGTGACACGCCGGCCGGCGAGAACGTCAACGACGCCGCGGTTGCCGCGGCTCCGGCTCCGGCCGAAACGCAGCAGGAGGGCTGA
- the rplP gene encoding 50S ribosomal protein L16 — MLMPRKPPKGFRKPHHPDRHGASKGGNRVVFGEFGIQALEPAYVTNRQIESARIAMTRHIKRGGKVWISIFPDQALTKKPAETRMGSGKGSPEWWVANVKPGRILFEMSFPNETIAREAMRRAIHKLPMKCRIVTREVGES, encoded by the coding sequence ATGCTGATGCCGCGTAAGCCCCCGAAGGGCTTCCGCAAGCCGCACCACCCGGACCGCCACGGCGCGTCCAAGGGCGGCAACCGGGTGGTCTTCGGCGAGTTCGGTATCCAGGCCCTCGAGCCGGCGTACGTGACCAACCGGCAGATCGAGTCGGCGCGTATCGCCATGACCCGTCACATCAAGCGTGGCGGTAAGGTCTGGATCTCGATCTTCCCGGACCAGGCGCTGACCAAGAAGCCCGCCGAGACCCGCATGGGTTCCGGTAAGGGTTCGCCGGAGTGGTGGGTCGCGAACGTCAAGCCGGGAAGGATTCTCTTCGAGATGTCGTTCCCCAACGAGACGATTGCGCGCGAAGCGATGCGACGCGCGATCCACAAGCTCCCGATGAAGTGCCGCATCGTGACACGCGAAGTGGGTGAAAGCTGA